Sequence from the Segatella copri genome:
TCTCGAATCTGGTGCTGTGCTCGTCATCAATGATGCTTTTCTCTTATTCTTCTGCCAGTTCTTTCATCGCATCGTTTAATGTGTTGAAAAGAACATTGATGTTTTCTTCTTCATTCTTGCATGCCTCCTTGAAGAGGGCAACAGGATCTTCGGTGCTGCTCTTGAGCGGAGTCTCGTTGAGCAGGATGTTGACATTGTTCAGCAACATGCCGTGAAGGGTAGGCATGTGGAGCTGGTGCTGTTCGCCCTCCTTGCTGCCACACTTCAAGCCTGCGGCGTATGCCTTTACGATGATGCGGACCAGGAGATGGATGGCCATCGGCTCGTCAGCAAGACTGATGAGAATGCCGTGGGTATAATCGCGTACATGCTCTTCAAGAGTGGTAAACTTGCCTTGAAGAAGCCAGGTGAAGTTACGCTTGTATTCAGACTCCATCGCCTTGTAAAGCTGGTTCGATTTGCAGGCTATGCGCAAGTAGTCGAGCATGGTTGGCTCAAAGGTCGGGTCAGCCTGTTTCATGCTGTCGAAGTTCTTCTTCATGCGCTCGTTGGCTTCCTCGGCAGTCTTGTAGTTGAGGCGTACGAGGGTGGAGAACATGATGTCGAAGAAGTATTGGTTTACTTCGCCGTAGTGCTCCAGCATCATCTGCTTGATCTGTTTCGGGTCGTTCTTCTTGCTGAAGTCATTGCCTTCGATGGTAGCATCGATGATGCCACGTGCGTAAGCTTCAAAGAAACCTCTTACAAATGCAGCTACTGCCTGATAACTGTTGATTCTTTTGCTCATTTCTTGTCTGTGTTTATTGGGCTGTTCCTGTTTGGGAATAACAGCTTCTTATTCAAAAGTCTTAAATTCATACCCCTGTTCCATGAGCCATTCTATGGCCTGAGGGAGCGCTGTCTTCAGCTTTTCAATGCTCTTCAGCGAGTCGTGGAAGGTGATGATGCTGCCATTGCGGGCATATCGCTTCACATTGTTCACCACATCTTCTGCCGTCATCCATTTGGAATAGTCGCGCGTCACCACATCCCACATGATGACCTTGTAAGTGCGGTGCAGCCACCAATACTCACTTGGTCGCATCCAGCCGTGAGGTGGACGGAAGAGATGGGCATGGATGATATCGTTCGCCTTATTGGTGTTGAGCACGTAGGAGATGACACGGTGCTTGAAGGCACCGATATGATTGAATGTATGGTTGCCTACCTGATGACCCTCTGCCACAATCTGGTTGTAGAGGTCATGATGGCGCAATACATTCTCGCCTACCATAAAGAAAGTAGCCTTGATATTGTACTTTCTCAGGGTCTCTAAGATGAATGGAGTTGACTCTGGAATCGGACCGTCATCAAATGTAAGATAGACAGAATGGTCTTTCTTGTCCATTCTCCAGATGGCCTTTGGATATAACCATCTGAGCCATTTGGCTGGTTGCTCTATGAACATGAATAAAACAGGTTTATATGAATAATGAAAAGTTTGGTGTCGTGTTTCGCGACACCAAACTTTTTTCTATTTTTTACTGGTTGCCTTCCGGCATTCTGCCACCTCTGCCATGATAGAGACGGTAGAGGTTGTTGAGCTGTTTCTCATACTTCTGCTCCAACTGTGGACTCACCATTCCGGCAGCCTCGCAGATGCTCTGCATGATCATGATCTGACGGATGCAGTCATGCTCTGCCTGGAGGAAACGGTCGTTTGGCAGCGAGAGATAGTAGTTGAGGTATTGTGAAGCATTCTTCCATACCGCTTCTATATATTCCTTGCCCTTGGCTTTCTGACCGGTCATCAGCCAGCCGCGAGCCATATCCAAGCCACCGCTCATGTAGTCGAGCGTAACATTGTAGGCAGGAATCTCGGTATCAGCCTTCTTCAGAATGTTGATAGCCTTCTGCTTCTTGCCTTCGGCGATGAGCTGGAGGGCTGTCTGGGCGAGCAGGCGACGGTGGGTATAACACATACGCATGGTTGTCTCGTCGATGTAGAGTCCCTTCTGCTTCAGGTTGCCGAACTTGAATCGGGTCATGATGTTGTGATAAGCCTTCTCTGTATCGAAGTTCTTGGCACCTGGCTTGTTGGTGGTGAACGGAGTGATACGGTTCACAAGTCCCTCCTGTATGAAGTTGTCACCCAGGTTCATATAGTTCTCTTCGCCTACGGTGAGTGCTACGTAGAGCGGACGGGTCCAGTTACACTGTGCCAGCATTTCGAGCATCATGAGGTCGCCCTTGTAGAGTGCGCTCTTGCCGGCAAGCGAGATGACCATCTTGTCTGGAATAGAATCTGATGCCATCATCATGCCGCTCTTCTTTACAGCCTCCTTGTCGATGGTGACATAGAGGGTATCTGTAGGGATGAAGTGCATGTCAGGGTTCTTGCTGCGTACCCAGTTCTTCAAGATGTTCTTGAGCTCGAACGGTTCGGCACCAAACTGCTTCTTGGCATTCTCAGGATCTTGCTTGTAGAAGTCGAGAATCTGCTTCTTTGCCTCAGGTTCAACAGATACATATTCGTTGGTACCTGAACAGAAGTCGAGACGTGGCCAGGTGATTGGCACGGATGGTGAGTTGTATGCAGGACGCATCATCTGGTCGATATACCAGTCGGTCTGCAGGTAGCTCAGGTTACATACGCGGGCATCTGTTCCTACGCCTTCTACCTCCTGGTTGTACCAGAGTGGGAAGGTATCGTTATCACCATTGGTAAAGATGATAGGGTTGCCCTTCTCCTGGAGTGACATCAGATAGTTCTGACCGAAGTCACGGCAGGTGTAACGGTTTGAGCGGTCGTGATCATCCCAGGTCTGTGATGCCATCTGGATAGGTACGAGAAGTGTGATGACTGCTACGATGGCTGTTACGGCAGTACCGCTGAGCTTCATCTTGCGCTTCAGAATGTCGATGATGGCGAGTACGCCGAGACCGCACCAGATAGCGTATGCATAGAATGAGCCGGCATAAGCATAGTCACGCTCACGTGGCTGCATAGGTGTCTGATTCAGGTAGATGACGATGGCAAGACCTGTCATGAAGAAAAGGAAGAATACAATCCAGAACTGCTGGATACCGATAGGGAGGAGTACTTCCTCTTCCTTGCCGTTCTTCATTACCTTCTTCTTGCGGGTATACCAAGCCTGCCAGAAAAGTCCGATGAGACCGAGAATCAGTGGCATGCAGTAGAATACATTGTGGCCCTTGTTCTCCTTCAGGTCGTCTGGCAATTTGCTCTGGTCGCCATAGAGTGAATCATCGATGAATGAGAAACCGGTAATCCAGTTTCCGTGCTCTGGCTCACCATTGCCCTGGATGTCGTTCTGACGGCCGGCAAAGTTCCACATGAAGTAGCGCCAGTACATGAAGTTGCACTGGTAAGAGAGGAAGAAGCGGATGTTGTCAAACTGTGACGGCATCTTCACCATCATACTCTCTCCGCAGCGGTCGTAAGGAATCTCTGTGCCTTCTACACCGCCCATCCAGTCTTCGTAAGCCTGGGCATGAGCCGAACTGTACATACGAGGGAAGAGCATGTTCTGGGCATAGATATACTTATTCTTGTGACTTACTACGAAGTAAGAGTCCTTCTCATCAGCCGAAGCCTTCTCCTTGCGCTGGTAAACCGGTGCGCCTTCCTTCATGACAGGCTTGCACATGTTGCCGTCTACTTCGAGGGCTACCTGTGATGTATAAGCCTGGCCATAGAACAGAGGGCGGTCGCCATACTGGTCGCGGCTCAGATAACTTCCCAGGGTAAAGATGTCCTCAGGAGAGTTCTGGTCCATAGGAGGGTTGGCAGAAGAACGGATCACGATGAGTGCGTAGCTGGAATAACCAATCATCAGCATCAGCATGCAGAGCAAGGCTGTGTTCTTGACGCGTGCTGAGATGAGCGGCAGGAGCTGCATCTTCTTCTTGGCGATGCCAGTAGATTCGTCAACGCCTGTTACTACCTCCTGCTTGCGCTTGTAGCCGAGTACAAACCAGAGGATAACCAGCACGATGATGCCGGTGATGGCAGCTGTCCAGCCATATCCGTAGAATGGGATGCCGAGCATGCCGAAACCGAGAACGAAGGCGATATTCTGCTTCTTCTCGTTCTTCTCTGATGCATTACAGGTCTCGTAGATGCCCCAGATGACAGAGGCTACAAGACAGATGATGTATACGATTTCACCGGTATTGAACGGACAGCCGAGGGTGTTGACAAAGAACAGCTCGAACCAGCCGCCTACGGTGATGATGCCTGGAACCACACCATACAGTACGGCTACCACTACGAGGAATGAAAGGAACAGTGCCAGGAGCGAACCCTTGAGGTTGGCATGTGGCACCTTCTTGTAGTAATAAACCAATACGATGGCTGGGATACAGAGCAGGTTGAGCAGGTGGACACCGATACTCAAACCGGTCATATAGGCGATGAGCACAAGCCAACGGTCGCTATGAGGCTCGTCAGCATGGTCTTCCCACTTCAATATCAGCCAGAATACCACAGCGGTAAAGGCAGAAGAGAACGCATAAACCTCACCCTCGACAGCAGAGAACCAGAAGGTATCGCTGAAGGTGTAGATGAGTGCGCCCACCATACCGGATGCCTCGATGGCAATCAGCTTGCTGGTGGTCAGTTCTTTCCAGTCGCTGATAACGAGTCGGCGAGCCAGGTGGGTGATGGTCCAGAAGAGGAACATGATACAGACGGCGCTCAGCAGGGCGCTCATCGTATTTACCATCTTGGCTACCTGGGTAGTGTCGCTGGCGAAATGTGTGAAGAAATTGCCTAAAAGCATGAAGAATGGTGCCCCAGGTGGGTGACCGATCTCCTGCTTGTAAGCAGTCGTAATAAACTCAGGACAGTCCCAGAAGCTGGCTGTCGGTTCAATTGTGGAACAATAAGTGAACGCCGCAATGATGAATGCGACCCATCCGAAGATATTGTCCACTAATCTGTACTGTTTCATTATTGTTTAAACTTTAATGTATTATATTTCTTTTTGAATGCTTTCTCTGTTTCTGAATGCTTTCTCCGCGCCTTTCAAGAAAGGCACATTCCAGTTGCAAAGATAATAAAAAGATGAGATAATATGGATTTTTGCACCTGTTTTTTAGGCATTATTATATAATAAGCCTATACATTTAAGAAATGCTCTTCCAGTTTTTCTCTCGGCATATCTGCCGTATCGTGGTAGTGGAGATGATGATTTACGCAGGCGATGTGCTTTACGTTATTAAGCACTTCGGCTACATCATGGTTTACGATGATAATGGCGCACTCCCGGTTGATCTGTTCCAGCATCTCGTACATCTGCTTCTGGAAACGGCGGTCGATGTAGGTGTTGGGCTCATCCAGTATCACTACATCGGGTTTCGAAACAATGGCGCGGGCGAGGAGGACTCGCTGCAACTGTCCGCCGCTCAAGGCTGCGATATGGCGGTCTTTCAACTCTGTGAGCTGCATCTGTTCCAGACAGTCGAGTACCTGCTGGTGCTGTGCCTGGGTGTATCTCGAAAAGAGACTTTTGGTCTTGCTGAGTCCTGAGAGTACCACTTCATAAACGGAGATAGGAAACTGTTTGTCGAGATGGTTGTATTGGGGCAGATATCCCATACTGATTTCCCTAACTTCCTCTCCGTCTTTATAAAAGCGGATGCTGCCGTCTGTGGGGTTCATCAGTCCCAGGATGAGGCGCATGAGAGTTGTCTTGCCACCACCGTTGGGACCGATGATGCCAAGATAATCGTCTTTGCAGACGGTGAGGTTGATATCGTGGAGCACCTCCTTGCCTTCATAGCCAGCAGAAAGATGCTCTATCTCTATTAACTTTGAACTTTGAACTTTGAACATTGAACTTTATGATTAGTTGTTGTTTTAACAAAGCTTTTGCCCTTACAGGGCGCCTTGTTAACTGCTATTATACCCAGGGCGATGCCCTGGGCTAGGAGCTTCTGCCCTTTCAGGGCGTGTGGAGCTTACTTCCCAACAACGATTTTCTTGCCTTGTACCGCTGCTGCCGCTTCCTGCATCGCCCAGTTCCAGTCTCCCTGCAATGGGTTGATATCCATTGGTTTGGTGTGGCTCTCCTTGATGAAGGTTGTGGTGTTGCGGTTGGCAAATTCTGCCTGTATCAGGCAGAACTTGATCTTTTCTTTTCTGGCTCTCTCTATGAGGCTCTTCAGCTGGGAGGCACTAGGCTCCCTGCCTTCTTCCTCTATGGCAAGCTGCTCCAGCTGGTAGTCACGGGCAAAGTAGGTGAGGATAGGGTGGTAGATCACAAACTTGCGTACCAGGTCTGGGTCCTTTTTGAAGCTCTCCTTGATGGTGCTGTCTCTCTTGTCAATGATGCTGAGCAGCGACTGATAGTTCTTCTCGAAGAAAGCCTTGTTCTTCGGCTCCAGTTCGCAGAGCGCCTTGAGGATGTTGCTGGCTATGATGCGGGCGTTTTTGCAACTCATCCATACGTGTGGGTCGATGTTG
This genomic interval carries:
- a CDS encoding metal ABC transporter solute-binding protein, Zn/Mn family, encoding MAESNAKPTVTVTIPPYKFFVDKIAGDKVDVNVMVSNGNNPETYEPYAQQMMELSRSALYLKVGSIGFEQTWMKKLQDNAPDMKVIDTSVGIKPAKTPGGNIDPHVWMSCKNARIIASNILKALCELEPKNKAFFEKNYQSLLSIIDKRDSTIKESFKKDPDLVRKFVIYHPILTYFARDYQLEQLAIEEEGREPSASQLKSLIERARKEKIKFCLIQAEFANRNTTTFIKESHTKPMDINPLQGDWNWAMQEAAAAVQGKKIVVGK
- a CDS encoding glycosyltransferase family 117 protein, yielding MKQYRLVDNIFGWVAFIIAAFTYCSTIEPTASFWDCPEFITTAYKQEIGHPPGAPFFMLLGNFFTHFASDTTQVAKMVNTMSALLSAVCIMFLFWTITHLARRLVISDWKELTTSKLIAIEASGMVGALIYTFSDTFWFSAVEGEVYAFSSAFTAVVFWLILKWEDHADEPHSDRWLVLIAYMTGLSIGVHLLNLLCIPAIVLVYYYKKVPHANLKGSLLALFLSFLVVVAVLYGVVPGIITVGGWFELFFVNTLGCPFNTGEIVYIICLVASVIWGIYETCNASEKNEKKQNIAFVLGFGMLGIPFYGYGWTAAITGIIVLVILWFVLGYKRKQEVVTGVDESTGIAKKKMQLLPLISARVKNTALLCMLMLMIGYSSYALIVIRSSANPPMDQNSPEDIFTLGSYLSRDQYGDRPLFYGQAYTSQVALEVDGNMCKPVMKEGAPVYQRKEKASADEKDSYFVVSHKNKYIYAQNMLFPRMYSSAHAQAYEDWMGGVEGTEIPYDRCGESMMVKMPSQFDNIRFFLSYQCNFMYWRYFMWNFAGRQNDIQGNGEPEHGNWITGFSFIDDSLYGDQSKLPDDLKENKGHNVFYCMPLILGLIGLFWQAWYTRKKKVMKNGKEEEVLLPIGIQQFWIVFFLFFMTGLAIVIYLNQTPMQPRERDYAYAGSFYAYAIWCGLGVLAIIDILKRKMKLSGTAVTAIVAVITLLVPIQMASQTWDDHDRSNRYTCRDFGQNYLMSLQEKGNPIIFTNGDNDTFPLWYNQEVEGVGTDARVCNLSYLQTDWYIDQMMRPAYNSPSVPITWPRLDFCSGTNEYVSVEPEAKKQILDFYKQDPENAKKQFGAEPFELKNILKNWVRSKNPDMHFIPTDTLYVTIDKEAVKKSGMMMASDSIPDKMVISLAGKSALYKGDLMMLEMLAQCNWTRPLYVALTVGEENYMNLGDNFIQEGLVNRITPFTTNKPGAKNFDTEKAYHNIMTRFKFGNLKQKGLYIDETTMRMCYTHRRLLAQTALQLIAEGKKQKAINILKKADTEIPAYNVTLDYMSGGLDMARGWLMTGQKAKGKEYIEAVWKNASQYLNYYLSLPNDRFLQAEHDCIRQIMIMQSICEAAGMVSPQLEQKYEKQLNNLYRLYHGRGGRMPEGNQ
- a CDS encoding metal ABC transporter ATP-binding protein, with the protein product MFKVQSSKLIEIEHLSAGYEGKEVLHDINLTVCKDDYLGIIGPNGGGKTTLMRLILGLMNPTDGSIRFYKDGEEVREISMGYLPQYNHLDKQFPISVYEVVLSGLSKTKSLFSRYTQAQHQQVLDCLEQMQLTELKDRHIAALSGGQLQRVLLARAIVSKPDVVILDEPNTYIDRRFQKQMYEMLEQINRECAIIIVNHDVAEVLNNVKHIACVNHHLHYHDTADMPREKLEEHFLNV
- a CDS encoding polysaccharide deacetylase family protein, with protein sequence MFIEQPAKWLRWLYPKAIWRMDKKDHSVYLTFDDGPIPESTPFILETLRKYNIKATFFMVGENVLRHHDLYNQIVAEGHQVGNHTFNHIGAFKHRVISYVLNTNKANDIIHAHLFRPPHGWMRPSEYWWLHRTYKVIMWDVVTRDYSKWMTAEDVVNNVKRYARNGSIITFHDSLKSIEKLKTALPQAIEWLMEQGYEFKTFE